In Mytilus edulis chromosome 6, xbMytEdul2.2, whole genome shotgun sequence, the following proteins share a genomic window:
- the LOC139525991 gene encoding uncharacterized protein, with product MATKLFPFFLVFLTVHGFLLDKSQNANGQLGTSNQYVTALEFLDETKSRHQEDEQIRHYVDKSLAVLSSQLEHKFNILEMKLVKCANQSDSNSSFESMELKYVELERKYNQLQTENKVLQTEQNLMENELRLLRNKIGEMSSDFKIFKQLGSIKPLQEIQSLQQAVQTVSAQTHSLSVNERARSQDFVALYNMTIDSKRVMNELNTSTSSLLRNLETKTSNQLSNLEYRQNTTAADISSKLKNLETKTYKQLIRIEQSQNSTAADIITRMEAKETSDILTMTMVQKQINNNAERVAMTAHPSTSGTVAGTIIKFDDVKFSLGVTNLASYNNIGKFTCEHDHEGLYLISASVMSYTNHAFFYIYLNGNSISETYIGDHSATYIHTGAVTVTQKLKLNDQVWLYAPGSWYLFGGLYSTLTIIKIK from the exons ATGGCGACAAAACTGTTTcctttttttcttgtatttctcACTGTACATGGATTTCTCTTAGATAAGTCACAAAACGCTAATGGTCAATTAGGAACATCGAATCAATACGTTACCGCATTAGAATTTTTGGACGAGACTAAATCGAGACATCAGGAAGATGAACAAATACGTCACTACGTCGACAAATCACTTGCCGTTCTGTCTTCACAATTGGAACACAAATTTAATATTCTTGAGATGAAATTAGTTAAATGTGCAAATCAAAGCGATTCCAATTCAAGTTTCGAATCCATGGAGCTAAAATATGTAGAACTGGAACGTAAGTATAATCAGCTACAAACAGAGAACAAAGTTTTACAAACTGAACAGAATTTAATGGAAAACGAACTTCGGTTATTACGCAACAAAATTGGAGAAATGAGCAGCGATTTTAAGATCTTTAAACAACTTGGCAGCATTAAACCATTGCAGGAAATACAAAGTTTGCAACAAGCCGTTCAGACAGTTTCTGCTCAAACACATTCTTTATCTGTAAACGAACGTGCACGAAGTCAGGATTTTGTAGCCTTGTATAATATGACAATTGATTCAAAAAGAGTCATGAACGAGTTGAATACCAGCACAAGCAGCCTTTTAAGAAATTTAGAAACGAAAACAAGTAACCAATTATCCAATCTTGAATATCGTCAAAATACGACAGCAGCTGATATAAGCAGTAAGTTAAAGAATTTAGAAACCAAAACTTACAAACAATTAATAAGAATTGAGCAGAGTCAAAATTCGACAGCAGCTGACATAATCACAAGGATGGAAGCAAAGGAAACCAGTGATATTTTGACAATGACAATGGTACAGAAGCAGATAAACAACAATGCAGAAAGAG TTGCCATGACTGCTCATCCATCGACAAGCGGAACAGTAGCTGGTACCATAATAAAGTTCGACGATGTAAAGTTCAGTTTAGGGGTCACTAACCTGGCGTCATACAATAACATAGGAAAGTTTACGTGTGAACATGATCATGAAGGACTGTACCTAATATCAGCTTCTGTGATGTCTTATACCAATCATGCGTTCTTCTATATTTATTTGAACGGAAATTCTATTTCTGAAACATACATCGGCGATCATAGCGCTACTTACATACATACTGGTGCAGTTACTGTCACCCAGAAGTTAAAACTAAATGACCAAGTCTGGTTGTATGCTCCTGGGTCTTGGTATCTTTTTGGTGGGTTGTATTCAACATTaacaataatcaaaattaaatga